The DNA region GTCATCGCCCCCTCAAATATTTTGGGCTAACAGGTAAAAGCTTTGTGCCCATGCTCTCGGGTTTTGCCTGTGCCATTCCCGGTTTGTATGCGGCACGTACCATCGATTCTCCCCGACGCCGATTTTTAACGTACATGGCTATCCCTCTCATGGCTTGTTCGGCACGTCTACCCGTTTATGGTCTTTTAATTGCCACTCTTATTCCTGCTAAAACTCTTTTGGGAGGGATTTTGGGCTTACAAGGGCTGGTGTTTTTTTGTTTGTACTTGTTTGGCATTGTGGTGGCGCTTTTAGTAACGGGCATTTTATCGCGCACGGGTTATAAAGCTACCGATGATACACCGTTTATTTTAGAAATGCCGCCTTATCGTTTGCCCATGTGGCGTGTTTTGGTGCGCCATAGTTGGGAGAAGGCGCGGGCGTTTTTAATGCGTGCCGGCGGTATTATTTTTACGGTTACGGTTGTTGTTTGGTTTTTGGGTTATATGCCCAATCATGGAACCGATTTATCACAGTCGTACATGGCTACCATTGGTCATTATTTTGAACCTCTTGTTAAGCCTTTGGGGCTTGATTGGATGTATGCTGTTGCTATTCTCACGTCGTTTTTGGCCCGCGAAGTTTTTGTGGGTACAATGGGAGCTCTTTTAGGTATTGAAAGTGCCGATAGTAATATGGGAAGTTTGGCCGATAAATTAGCGTCGACTGGCTTAACCCTTCCTTCTGGTTTGGCTCTTTTGGCTTTTTACGCGGTAGCGCTCCAATGTGTGGCAACACTGGCTACTTTAAAACGTGAAAGTGGTTCGTGGAAGTTGCCAGCCTTTGCTTTTATTTTATATTTTGTTTTGGCGTATATTGTGGCTTTTGTTGTGTATCGCTTGGCCTTGTAATTCAAATTGACAAATTTGTAGCCGCATATCATTTCTGCTGTATGTGGATCCCCCAAGAACCTATTCTTAATCTTTTTATCCGCTCGGTTGTTGTTTATTTTGTGCTTCTTATTGGCATTCGTATTAGCGGCAAGCGCGATGTGGGTAATATGACGCCGTTTGATATGGTGCTTCTTCTCTTAATAGCCAACGGTGTTCAAAACGCCATGACGGGGAATGATTACACCTTAAGCGGCGGGCTTCTTGTGGGTGTTTTTTTACTGATTATCAATTTTATTGTGTCGCGTTTGTCGTGGCGTTTTAAGGCGGTGCGCAAAGTTATAGAGGGTGTGCCAACACCTCTTGTTTATGATGGGAAAGTAATTGTAAAAAACATGCAGATAGAAAAAATTACAGACGATGAATTAAGCCAGGCGCTACGTGAGCACGATGCAGCACGTGTGGACGATGTAAAGCTTGCCATGCTGGAAATTGATGGATCGATTAGCGTTATAAAAAAATAAAAATTAAGATTGATGGATTAACGTTTTAAACCCTTGCTCAAAATGCGTTTCAATTTTGTTGTTTTCTAAAACCGATTCCACCACACCCTTTCCAAAAACAGGATGG from bacterium includes:
- a CDS encoding DUF421 domain-containing protein; the protein is MWIPQEPILNLFIRSVVVYFVLLIGIRISGKRDVGNMTPFDMVLLLLIANGVQNAMTGNDYTLSGGLLVGVFLLIINFIVSRLSWRFKAVRKVIEGVPTPLVYDGKVIVKNMQIEKITDDELSQALREHDAARVDDVKLAMLEIDGSISVIKK